The nucleotide window TTATAGTAGAACACTATCTCAACAAGGATGTGGATGTTTACTGCGGTGGACCTGATGTTTTCAAGGGAAATGTAGAAGCCTGTGCCGATAATGTTCTGACGCTCAATAGTGAAGGAAAACTCACCCATATAGCTATTGACAAAATAATAGCTCTCTGGGGCCAATAAGTTCAAAGTTTCAAGTTCCGATGTTCCTGCACTATAAAGGACAATTATAGAGAACAAACGGACTAAGGGAAAGTTTTGAGAATTTTCTTCTAAATCTGACTAAAACTGAAAAGCTGAACTGATGCCCTAGTCTTTGGGAAATAAAGGCCACTAAAATTAGTGGCCCAGAGTTTGATATGTGAAAAAATATCGAGGTGTAAAGAAATGCAGCCTTTTATAGTAGAACATCTTCTAGGCGAAGTCGTAGATGTTTACTGCGGGGGTCCTGATGTATTTAACGGAAAAGTGGAAGCCTGCGCAGACAATGTGCTCACTCTCGAGCATAATGAAAAGTACACGCACATAGCAATTGACAAGATAATAGCTATTTGGCGTACTTAACTAATGTAAACCTCGTTGAATAAAAAGGGTTCTCGATGTATCAAATTTGGATATACTGAGCCCTGGATGTAATGAGTCCTGAGATATTGAACTCTGGATGTAATGAGTCCTGAGATATTGAACTCTGGGAAAGTTCCGAGGTTTTTAATACTTCGCCTTTTCCAGTAGTTTTTAGCTAAAACTTTCTATTTTCTTAGCTTATGCTTTCCTGCAACTCTTTGCATGGGAAGCAATAAGTTCTCTCATCAATTTTGCCCCAAGCATGGCGGTTTGCCCGGAATCGTATTCAGGGGCAATTTCTACGACATCAAAAGCCATTGAGAAAGGAGCGAGTGTCCTTATTGCAGTCCTTACATCTCGCGCACTCAGGCCAAAGGGTTCAGGCGTGCCGAGACCAGGAGCATAAGCCGGGTCTATTGCATCCATATCGAGGGAAAGATAGATCTGGCTGCAGTCAAGCCACTCAAGGGCTTCTTTAAGGACCTCTACCATGCCTGTGGATTCCACATCATCAGCTGTGTAATACTTCAGGTTATTTTCCCTGGCAAAAACCCATTCTTCTTCCGGGCCACTTCTTATACCTATGGAAACAAGATTTTTAGTAACCTCATTGAGAATGTTTCGGGACACACAGGCATGATTATGCTTAAAGCCCCTGTATTCTTCCCTCAGGTCAAAGTGAGCGTCCAGGACAAGAACCCCGAAATCTTCTCCTGCGATTTCAGCGCAGGCCTTAACCATAGCAAAGGTCAGAGAATGCTCTCCACCAAGCATAATTGGAAACTTACCATCATTCAGGAGGTCTTTTGTAGCTTCGTACAAGCTCTGAAGTGTTTCGTCAACCAAAGCGGAAGTTTCCAGATTCCCAGCATCATAAATTGGAAGATCGACAAGATCTATATCGAAAGTCGGGTTGTAACTCTCAAAATTTGCGGAGGCCTGGCGCATAGCGTCAGGAGCCCAACGGCTACCTGCTCTGTAAGAAGAGGTATTATCAAAAGGCACACCGAAGATAACATAACGTGCAGATTCATAGTCTGCAAGAGCATCTATAAAGGAATTGGGTAAAAACATAATTTAACCTGATACGAAATTATTTGCTTAAAAAAAGAATGACTCAGGCTCTTAACCTGAGTTTTCACGTTAATTTCGAAAACTTATGTTCGTATATCGAGCTTGACCTTGCTAAGAGCTGTAATGTAAGAAATCTCTTCGCCCTCTTTGACCTTATCCTTGTATTCATCAGGAATTACGATCTCAAAGGTTGAGAAGTCTCCCATATCCATAAGCTGGGCAATGTCGCCGGTAATCGAGATTACCTGTGCAGTCTTTCGTTCCACAATGGGGACGTATACTTTGGTTGCAACTGAGCCTATGAAGGAGCGCTTCTGGCCGTCAAAAAGTCCGATAGCCTCTACTCTTGCCTTTGCAGCCCCGTGTTTTCCCGGCTTGGATTTGGTAATACTCTTTATGACACATGCTTCGTCATCGATAATTACGTATTTCCCTTCTTTGAGTTCCTTTACTTCTACCTGCTGTTTCATAACGATTCTCCCATACGTTTTTAGATGTTTATAAATGAGCTGTAAACGTCATTCCGAATTTGCCGAAGACTTTCCATGACTCCGGTAAAGTAGTATAAGAAGGCTTTTCTAATTTTTAAGCCTGACTCTTATTTTATCCATACATTACTTAAGGCCTGGATAGAAAAACTGGAAAGTATTCCGAGCTTAGGATGCCTGCAGAGCCAATCTACAGATCGAGAACTAATACGATTAATTATCCATGACTATATAACGCTTGTGCGAGATTTTTCGTCTTTTGACTGAATTTCGTGGAAAACTGCATGAAATTTCCGAAAAATCCAGATTAAAGGAATACTGAATTAAAGGAAACATTGGACTTCAAAGAGAAAAATTCTTTACCTTATAACATTTATTGCTTTTTAGAGTATGCGGAAGAGTAAAAATCACT belongs to Methanosarcina barkeri 3 and includes:
- a CDS encoding MM0924 family protein; the encoded protein is MMQSFIVEHYLNKDVDVYCGGPDVFKGNVEACADNVLTLNSEGKLTHIAIDKIIALWGQ
- the speB gene encoding agmatinase, which encodes MFLPNSFIDALADYESARYVIFGVPFDNTSSYRAGSRWAPDAMRQASANFESYNPTFDIDLVDLPIYDAGNLETSALVDETLQSLYEATKDLLNDGKFPIMLGGEHSLTFAMVKACAEIAGEDFGVLVLDAHFDLREEYRGFKHNHACVSRNILNEVTKNLVSIGIRSGPEEEWVFARENNLKYYTADDVESTGMVEVLKEALEWLDCSQIYLSLDMDAIDPAYAPGLGTPEPFGLSARDVRTAIRTLAPFSMAFDVVEIAPEYDSGQTAMLGAKLMRELIASHAKSCRKA
- a CDS encoding translation initiation factor IF-5A, with the protein product MKQQVEVKELKEGKYVIIDDEACVIKSITKSKPGKHGAAKARVEAIGLFDGQKRSFIGSVATKVYVPIVERKTAQVISITGDIAQLMDMGDFSTFEIVIPDEYKDKVKEGEEISYITALSKVKLDIRT
- a CDS encoding MM0924 family protein; its protein translation is MQPFIVEHLLGEVVDVYCGGPDVFNGKVEACADNVLTLEHNEKYTHIAIDKIIAIWRT